The following coding sequences are from one Pararge aegeria chromosome 13, ilParAegt1.1, whole genome shotgun sequence window:
- the LOC120628641 gene encoding cationic amino acid transporter 3 isoform X1, which translates to MGPKMSCAKIFNTLRRCKQLEDGDTSTPLARCLGLLDLTALGVGSTLGLGVYVLAGSVAKDVAGPAVTLSFLVAAIASAFAGLCYAEFAARVPKAGSAYVYSYVSVGEFIAFTIGWNLILEYVIGTASVAKGMANYIDSLCNNTMANTMARIAPMKVPFMADYPDFFAFGLVLLICVLLGVGVSESTKLNNVFTALNLATVIIVVVAGAIKSDPANWRIKVENISEEYRPKAGEGGFMPWGIAGVMAGAAKCFFGFVGFDCVATTGEEAKNPKRDIPLSIVLSLAIIFISYFSVATVLTMMWPYYLQDADAPFPHVFHESGMPVIMWIVTIGAIFALCTSLLGAMFPLPRVLYAMGSDGVLFRFLAAINTKTRTPLIATVVSGLLSATMAAIFNLNQLIDMMSIGTLLAYTIVATSVLILRYEEETHIKLNRSMVPETPYSVARQTFNLLGLKHPTTLSSTIAKCSICIFFVAALITCVLLRWDAENSSLGVAVGVLGGALLVLLLVLYRQPRSSVAKLSFKVPLVPLVPYLSVCMNVYLMVQLDQQTWIRFILWLAVGYIIYFSYGIKNSNLRVKKVEPQNGLSKIDHVRTANGKIENEKHITQL; encoded by the exons atgggtcccaag ATGAGCTGCGCAAAAATATTCAACACATTGCGCCGCTGTAAGCAGCTAGAAGACGGCGACACCTCTACGCCTCTCGCCAGATGCTTGGGCCTTCTAGACCTCACAGCCTTGGGGGTCGGCAGCACCCTCGGCTTGGGGGTGTACGTACTCGCCGGATCAGTCGCGAAGGACGTGGCGGGGCCGGCCGTGACCCTTAGCTTCTTGGTCGCTGCTATAGCTTCGGCTTTTGCTG GGTTGTGCTACGCAGAGTTCGCGGCGCGGGTACCTAAAGCAGGCTCCGCGTACGTGTACAGCTACGTCAGCGTGGGCGAGTTCATCGCGTTCACCATCGGCTGGAACCTCATTCTGGAGTATGTCATCGGCACGGCCAGCGTGGCCAAGGGCATGGCCAACTACATCGACAGCCTGTGCAACAACACCATGGCCAACACAATGGCCCGGATCGCGCCCATGAAGGTGCCCTTTATGGCTGACTATCCGGACTTCTTCGCCTTTGGGCTAGTGCTCCTTATATGTG TCTTACTCGGCGTTGGCGTGAGCGAGTCGACGAAACTGAACAACGTGTTCACAGCTCTCAACCTAGCCACCGTTATAATAGTGGTCGTCGCCGGCGCTATCAAAA GTGACCCCGCAAACTGGAGGATTAAAGTCGAGAACATATCAGAGGAATACCGCCCCAAGGCCGGCGAAGGAGGGTTTATGCCTTGGGGAATCGCCGGCGTGATGGCGGGTGCCGCCAAATGCTTCTTCGGCTTCGTGGGCTTTGACTGCGTGGCCACCACGGGCGAGGAGGCCAAGAACCCGAAGAGAGACATCCCACTGTCGATCGTCCTGTCGCTGGCGATCATATTCATCTCTTACTTCAGCGTTGCGACCGTTTTGACGATGATGTGGCCGTATTATTTGCAG GATGCAGACGCGCCCTTCCCCCACGTGTTCCATGAGTCGGGGATGCCGGTCATCATGTGGATAGTCACGATCGGCGCGATATTCGCGCTGTGCACCAGTCTACTCGGCGCCATGTTCCCTTTGCCCAGGGTGCTGTACGCGATGGGGTCCGACGGAGTGCTGTTCCGCTTTCTCGCAGCTATCAACACTAAGACGAGAACACCGCTGATAGCTACGGTTGTGAGCGGGTTGCTCTCTG CAACAATGGCGGCCATTTTTAACCTGAACCAGCTGATCGATATGATGTCTATTGGAACACTCCTGGCGTACACCATTGTTGCGACCAGCGTCCTTATACTAAG GTACGAAGAAGAAACACATATAAAGCTGAACAGGAGCATGGTCCCGGAGACCCCGTACAGCGTGGCGCGGCAGACCTTCAACCTGTTGGGCCTCAAGCACCCCACAACACTCTCCTCCACCATCGCCAAATGCAGCATATGCATATTCT TCGTGGCAGCGCTGATCACGTGCGTGTTGCTGCGCTGGGACGCGGAGAACTCGTCGCTGGGCGTGGCCGTGGGCGTGCTGGGAGGCGCGCTGCTTGTGTTGTTGCTGGTGCTGTACCGCCAGCCGCGCTCCAGCGTCGCTAAGCTCAGCTTCAAG GTGCCGCTAGTACCGCTGGTGCCGTACCTCAGCGTGTGCATGAACGTGTACCTCATGGTGCAGCTGGACCAGCAGACCTGGATCCGCTTCATCCTGTGGCTGGCTGTCG
- the LOC120628641 gene encoding cationic amino acid transporter 3 isoform X2, with protein MSCAKIFNTLRRCKQLEDGDTSTPLARCLGLLDLTALGVGSTLGLGVYVLAGSVAKDVAGPAVTLSFLVAAIASAFAGLCYAEFAARVPKAGSAYVYSYVSVGEFIAFTIGWNLILEYVIGTASVAKGMANYIDSLCNNTMANTMARIAPMKVPFMADYPDFFAFGLVLLICVLLGVGVSESTKLNNVFTALNLATVIIVVVAGAIKSDPANWRIKVENISEEYRPKAGEGGFMPWGIAGVMAGAAKCFFGFVGFDCVATTGEEAKNPKRDIPLSIVLSLAIIFISYFSVATVLTMMWPYYLQDADAPFPHVFHESGMPVIMWIVTIGAIFALCTSLLGAMFPLPRVLYAMGSDGVLFRFLAAINTKTRTPLIATVVSGLLSATMAAIFNLNQLIDMMSIGTLLAYTIVATSVLILRYEEETHIKLNRSMVPETPYSVARQTFNLLGLKHPTTLSSTIAKCSICIFFVAALITCVLLRWDAENSSLGVAVGVLGGALLVLLLVLYRQPRSSVAKLSFKVPLVPLVPYLSVCMNVYLMVQLDQQTWIRFILWLAVGYIIYFSYGIKNSNLRVKKVEPQNGLSKIDHVRTANGKIENEKHITQL; from the exons ATGAGCTGCGCAAAAATATTCAACACATTGCGCCGCTGTAAGCAGCTAGAAGACGGCGACACCTCTACGCCTCTCGCCAGATGCTTGGGCCTTCTAGACCTCACAGCCTTGGGGGTCGGCAGCACCCTCGGCTTGGGGGTGTACGTACTCGCCGGATCAGTCGCGAAGGACGTGGCGGGGCCGGCCGTGACCCTTAGCTTCTTGGTCGCTGCTATAGCTTCGGCTTTTGCTG GGTTGTGCTACGCAGAGTTCGCGGCGCGGGTACCTAAAGCAGGCTCCGCGTACGTGTACAGCTACGTCAGCGTGGGCGAGTTCATCGCGTTCACCATCGGCTGGAACCTCATTCTGGAGTATGTCATCGGCACGGCCAGCGTGGCCAAGGGCATGGCCAACTACATCGACAGCCTGTGCAACAACACCATGGCCAACACAATGGCCCGGATCGCGCCCATGAAGGTGCCCTTTATGGCTGACTATCCGGACTTCTTCGCCTTTGGGCTAGTGCTCCTTATATGTG TCTTACTCGGCGTTGGCGTGAGCGAGTCGACGAAACTGAACAACGTGTTCACAGCTCTCAACCTAGCCACCGTTATAATAGTGGTCGTCGCCGGCGCTATCAAAA GTGACCCCGCAAACTGGAGGATTAAAGTCGAGAACATATCAGAGGAATACCGCCCCAAGGCCGGCGAAGGAGGGTTTATGCCTTGGGGAATCGCCGGCGTGATGGCGGGTGCCGCCAAATGCTTCTTCGGCTTCGTGGGCTTTGACTGCGTGGCCACCACGGGCGAGGAGGCCAAGAACCCGAAGAGAGACATCCCACTGTCGATCGTCCTGTCGCTGGCGATCATATTCATCTCTTACTTCAGCGTTGCGACCGTTTTGACGATGATGTGGCCGTATTATTTGCAG GATGCAGACGCGCCCTTCCCCCACGTGTTCCATGAGTCGGGGATGCCGGTCATCATGTGGATAGTCACGATCGGCGCGATATTCGCGCTGTGCACCAGTCTACTCGGCGCCATGTTCCCTTTGCCCAGGGTGCTGTACGCGATGGGGTCCGACGGAGTGCTGTTCCGCTTTCTCGCAGCTATCAACACTAAGACGAGAACACCGCTGATAGCTACGGTTGTGAGCGGGTTGCTCTCTG CAACAATGGCGGCCATTTTTAACCTGAACCAGCTGATCGATATGATGTCTATTGGAACACTCCTGGCGTACACCATTGTTGCGACCAGCGTCCTTATACTAAG GTACGAAGAAGAAACACATATAAAGCTGAACAGGAGCATGGTCCCGGAGACCCCGTACAGCGTGGCGCGGCAGACCTTCAACCTGTTGGGCCTCAAGCACCCCACAACACTCTCCTCCACCATCGCCAAATGCAGCATATGCATATTCT TCGTGGCAGCGCTGATCACGTGCGTGTTGCTGCGCTGGGACGCGGAGAACTCGTCGCTGGGCGTGGCCGTGGGCGTGCTGGGAGGCGCGCTGCTTGTGTTGTTGCTGGTGCTGTACCGCCAGCCGCGCTCCAGCGTCGCTAAGCTCAGCTTCAAG GTGCCGCTAGTACCGCTGGTGCCGTACCTCAGCGTGTGCATGAACGTGTACCTCATGGTGCAGCTGGACCAGCAGACCTGGATCCGCTTCATCCTGTGGCTGGCTGTCG